A single genomic interval of Lentimicrobium saccharophilum harbors:
- a CDS encoding BACON domain-containing protein, whose protein sequence is MKRIILTAVILFPLFSFAQTLFRSGVFLTHSTGQNIWGPNGSPTSIPQEIQVYNTNHGYTGSQAVSMVRQSWPLNPWENEWERWHRIFDGEDPAANITPILTNNKIVVVKSCFPSSAMTGWGQPSDTLNRTVKSVYNYKWHWRSIVSVMAQHPENFFAIWTNAPLNQANTNPNAAMLAKSFCTWAKDTLAQGLDPVMGAMPPNVYVFNYFAKLTDANGYQMPQYAVSNTDSHPNAAATALVAPQFVSEIFGAAIAYEQGAAVLSVMPASQQVTSQAGTAEFTVTTTLGWTAQSNAGWCTVTPSGSGSGILNAQYAENTEVSQRSALITVSSPGIADQTVTLTQQGAAVVLNVTPQSQQVESGSGTAEFNVVSNTSWNAQSDAGWCTVTPAGSGNGMLVAECEANGGSSPRTATISVNAEGADPEIVTVVQAGASAVLSVSPVEQFVTSEAGAAEFSVTSNTVWTAVSNAEWCTVTPEGSGSAALLAEYYANSVNTSRTATITISAAGAPDQQVLLVQEAAAATLAVMPEMQQVSPDAGSVVFSVFSNTSWNAVCNATWCNAEASGEGEGQISAVYEANPSEDDRIAVITVSTLNGGPSAEVLLLQEGLVTNVEIIQAGTFTVFPNPSGGQVRISGLSLAGGKTRWLLADQAGRLVKSGEAVLQNEMFFDLGKPAQGRYFLILKSDSGTQWASLIIN, encoded by the coding sequence ATGAAGCGAATTATACTAACTGCAGTCATCTTATTTCCATTATTCAGCTTTGCGCAAACCCTTTTCCGCAGTGGGGTCTTTCTGACCCACTCCACCGGTCAGAACATCTGGGGGCCCAACGGTTCGCCCACCAGCATCCCCCAGGAAATCCAGGTTTATAATACAAATCATGGTTATACCGGCAGTCAGGCTGTGAGCATGGTGCGGCAGTCGTGGCCGCTTAATCCCTGGGAAAACGAATGGGAACGCTGGCACCGCATATTCGACGGGGAGGATCCAGCTGCCAACATCACACCCATCCTCACAAACAATAAGATTGTTGTGGTCAAATCCTGTTTTCCCTCTTCGGCCATGACCGGATGGGGACAACCTTCCGATACGCTGAACCGCACGGTAAAATCCGTGTATAATTATAAATGGCACTGGCGAAGCATTGTTTCGGTGATGGCGCAGCATCCGGAAAACTTTTTCGCCATATGGACCAATGCCCCGCTCAATCAGGCAAATACCAATCCGAATGCCGCGATGTTGGCAAAGTCATTCTGTACCTGGGCAAAGGATACCCTGGCGCAGGGACTTGACCCTGTGATGGGCGCCATGCCTCCGAATGTTTACGTTTTTAATTATTTCGCCAAGCTGACGGATGCCAATGGTTACCAGATGCCCCAATACGCGGTGAGCAACACCGACAGTCACCCGAATGCCGCGGCCACCGCGCTGGTTGCTCCTCAGTTTGTCAGCGAGATATTTGGTGCGGCCATCGCCTATGAGCAGGGTGCGGCTGTTTTGTCGGTAATGCCGGCCAGCCAGCAGGTAACATCCCAGGCCGGTACCGCGGAATTTACAGTTACCACCACGCTTGGCTGGACGGCCCAGAGCAATGCCGGGTGGTGCACAGTAACGCCTTCCGGATCGGGAAGCGGGATACTTAACGCCCAGTATGCTGAAAATACGGAAGTTTCGCAGCGGTCGGCGCTGATTACCGTTTCTTCGCCTGGGATCGCTGACCAGACAGTGACTTTGACACAGCAGGGTGCAGCGGTTGTGCTGAACGTTACCCCCCAGTCTCAACAGGTGGAATCCGGAAGCGGGACCGCTGAATTTAACGTTGTGTCGAATACCAGCTGGAATGCGCAGAGCGATGCAGGGTGGTGCACGGTAACGCCGGCGGGAAGTGGCAACGGGATGCTGGTTGCAGAATGCGAAGCCAATGGCGGTTCGTCGCCCCGTACAGCCACGATTTCTGTCAACGCGGAGGGCGCTGATCCGGAGATTGTTACAGTAGTTCAGGCCGGAGCAAGCGCCGTTTTATCGGTTTCTCCGGTTGAGCAGTTTGTGACGTCCGAAGCGGGGGCAGCGGAATTTTCCGTAACTTCAAATACTGTGTGGACGGCGGTCAGCAACGCGGAATGGTGCACCGTTACTCCTGAAGGAAGCGGCAGTGCCGCTCTTTTGGCTGAGTATTATGCCAATTCTGTGAACACATCAAGAACTGCTACGATCACAATTTCTGCCGCCGGAGCGCCGGATCAGCAGGTGTTGCTGGTTCAGGAAGCTGCAGCGGCAACCCTTGCCGTAATGCCTGAGATGCAGCAGGTTTCCCCGGATGCCGGATCGGTCGTTTTTTCCGTTTTTTCAAATACTTCATGGAATGCAGTCTGCAATGCGACCTGGTGCAATGCGGAGGCTTCAGGCGAGGGTGAAGGACAGATCAGTGCCGTGTATGAAGCGAATCCTTCGGAAGATGACCGGATTGCCGTAATCACCGTTTCTACGTTGAATGGCGGTCCATCTGCGGAAGTGCTCTTATTGCAGGAAGGTCTGGTGACCAATGTTGAAATTATCCAGGCAGGAACTTTTACAGTCTTCCCTAATCCCTCCGGCGGTCAGGTAAGGATTAGCGGACTGTCACTGGCAGGAGGCAAAACCCGCTGGCTGTTGGCCGATCAGGCCGGCAGGCTGG